One Fibrobacter sp. UWR4 DNA segment encodes these proteins:
- a CDS encoding DUF3990 domain-containing protein, with translation MILFHGSDIAVEKPIANYGRNKVDFGQGFYLTSLREQAVKWAKIIAFKKGVKKAFVTEFNFDEDFLASLGSRYKKFQVYDMEWLDYVVDCRNGGNLQSLYDVIEGGVANDNVIDTVENYENGIITTEQALGQLQYKKVNHQICFRSQEVLDKSLSFVRWEEV, from the coding sequence ATGATTCTTTTTCACGGTTCCGACATAGCTGTAGAAAAGCCAATTGCCAATTACGGGCGTAACAAGGTTGATTTCGGCCAAGGATTTTATCTTACAAGTTTACGCGAGCAAGCCGTAAAGTGGGCCAAGATCATAGCCTTCAAAAAGGGCGTCAAAAAGGCGTTTGTCACTGAATTCAATTTTGACGAAGACTTCCTAGCTTCACTTGGTTCGCGTTACAAGAAATTCCAGGTTTATGACATGGAATGGCTTGATTATGTAGTCGATTGTCGCAACGGTGGAAATTTGCAAAGTCTATACGACGTTATTGAAGGCGGTGTCGCCAACGACAACGTTATCGATACTGTTGAGAACTACGAGAACGGGATTATAACCACAGAACAAGCTCTTGGGCAGTTACAATACAAAAAGGTCAATCATCAAATTTGCTTCCGTTCCCAAGAAGTTTTGGATAAATCATTGAGTTTCGTTCGCTGGGAGGAGGTCTAG
- a CDS encoding DUF3791 domain-containing protein: MQNGVLWRKEARLVKKLAEAKNIDSATALSIFFASNTHKLLLQPETGLQLMSDGYILEDLLNELR, encoded by the coding sequence ATGCAAAATGGAGTTCTTTGGCGTAAGGAAGCAAGACTTGTAAAGAAACTGGCCGAAGCCAAGAATATTGATAGCGCAACAGCTTTATCAATCTTTTTCGCATCCAACACCCACAAGTTACTTCTGCAGCCTGAAACTGGTTTGCAGCTTATGAGCGACGGCTACATTCTCGAAGACTTGCTCAACGAACTTCGCTAA